A genomic segment from Nicotiana sylvestris chromosome 1, ASM39365v2, whole genome shotgun sequence encodes:
- the LOC104232797 gene encoding auxin-induced protein PCNT115: MAKEGTKVPRIKLGSQGLEVSAQGLGCMGMSAFYGPPKPEPDMIQLIHHAINSGITLLDTSDVYGPHTNEILLGKALKGGTRERVVLATKFGIVLGDEKKAEGKRAVHGDPAYVRGACEASLKRLDVDCIDLYYQHRVDTRVPIEVTVGELKKLVEEGKIKYIGLSEASASTIRRAHAVHPITAVQLEWSLWSRDVEEEIIPTCRELGIGIVAYSPLGRGFLSSGPKLLEDMSNEDYRKHLPRFQAENLENNKNLYERICEMAVRKGCTPSQLALAWVHHQGNDVCPIPGTTKIENLNQNIGALSIKLTSEDMVELESIASDNAVQGDRYIPGMSTYKNSETPPLSAWKTT, encoded by the exons ATGGCTAAAGAAGGAACAAAAGTGCCAAGAATTAAACTGGGTTCACAGGGGCTAGAAGTGTCAGCTCAAGGACTTGGTTGTATGGGTATGTCCGCTTTTTATGGGCCGCCCAAACCCGAACCCGATATGATCCAACTCATTCATCATGCCATCAATTCTGGTATCACTCTGCTTGATACTTCAGATGTCTATGGACCCCACACTAACGAAATCCTACTTGGCAAG GCTTTGAAGGGTGGGACGAGAGAGCGAGTCGTGTTAGCAACAAAATTTGGTATTGTTTTAGGAGATGAAAAGAAAGCAGAAGGGAAGAGAGCAGTGCATGGAGATCCAGCCTATGTAAGGGGTGCATGCGAGGCTAGCTTAAAGCGACTTGATGTTGACTGCATTGACTTGTACTATCAGCACCGAGTTGATACACGCGTGCCAATTGAAGTCACG GTTGGAGAACTTAAGAAGCTGGTTGAAGAgggtaaaataaaatatataggtCTATCCGAGGCATCAGCATCGACGATTAGAAGAGCACATGCAGTTCATCCAATAACAGCAGTACAATTAGAATGGTCTCTATGGTCTAGAGATGTAGAGGAAGAAATAATCCCTACTTGCAG AGAACTCGGTATTGGGATTGTGGCATACAGTCCATTAGGACGGGGCTTTTTGTCATCAGGTCCGAAGTTGCTCGAGGATATGTCAAATGAAGACTACCGAAAG CATCTACCTAGGTTCCAGGCCGAGAATCTTGAGAATAACAAGAACTTGTACGAGAGGATTTGTGAAATGGCAGTCAGGAAGGGGTGCACCCCGTCTCAACTAGCCTTGGCCTGGGTACATCACCAAGGAAACGACGTGTGTCCTATCCCCGGCACCACTAAGATTGAAAACTTGAACCAGAACATCGGAGCTCTGTCCATAAAGTTAACATCAGAAGATATGGTAGAACTTGAATCCATTGCATCAGATAATGCAGTCCAGGGCGATCGGTACATTCCTGGTATGAGTACTTACAAAAATTCAGAAACTCCACCTCTTTCTGCATGGAAGACTACTTAA